A stretch of Myxococcus hansupus DNA encodes these proteins:
- a CDS encoding 4Fe-4S single cluster domain-containing protein has translation MTTADGMSSSSGPTLRIAQRVPRTEAEGPGVRFALWVQGCPLRCPGCCNPEMFAAERGTEERVASLAEQVLATPGIEGLSLLGGEPFSQPGPAAALCEHLRAAGLSIMVYTGFTLAELRAQGRPDVDRLLAAVDLLVDGRFEQDAPETTRRWIGSRNQVMHFLTNRYAPDDPCFTAANTAEVHFVNGRLVINGWPALANAFRP, from the coding sequence ATGACTACCGCAGACGGCATGTCCTCCAGCTCCGGCCCGACGCTCCGGATTGCCCAGCGAGTCCCCCGCACGGAGGCGGAGGGCCCCGGTGTGCGCTTCGCGCTGTGGGTCCAGGGCTGTCCCCTGCGCTGTCCGGGGTGCTGCAACCCGGAGATGTTCGCGGCCGAGCGCGGCACGGAGGAGCGCGTGGCGTCGCTCGCCGAGCAGGTGCTGGCGACGCCCGGCATCGAGGGCCTCAGCCTGCTGGGGGGCGAACCCTTCTCCCAGCCCGGCCCCGCCGCGGCGCTGTGCGAGCACCTCCGCGCCGCCGGGCTGAGCATCATGGTCTACACCGGCTTCACGCTCGCGGAGCTCCGGGCCCAGGGACGTCCCGACGTGGACCGGCTGCTGGCGGCGGTGGACCTGTTGGTGGACGGCCGCTTCGAACAAGACGCGCCCGAGACGACGCGCCGGTGGATTGGCTCACGCAACCAGGTCATGCACTTCCTCACCAACCGCTATGCCCCGGACGACCCGTGCTTCACCGCCGCCAACACGGCGGAGGTGCACTTCGTGAACGGGCGGCTCGTCATCAACGGCTGGCCCGCGCTCGCCAACGCCTTCCGGCCATGA
- a CDS encoding AAA family ATPase has protein sequence MSQRIPEESLPTELSPFAAVEAAYPAELNRVCEALLRGLPVMVEADKELTPYFYKCLRDRLKKDGKQFLYLDGRTAHEPPPGMPAPSMMATLIAQLRDAVRGAVRERIVVLPHLDLLTTSSGGLTSEAREVIPLLYENPEMVWVGFKDPSFAVPRVIENLFPHKESILGVGRDRLRYLITQRECRKFGKGLQPYALYKHVSGVNAVRLRRLLGAITGEDYPSNPKHAYAQLRSATLSGSLSVPELELHGDIGGYAKVKQRLQQEILDVLAHKDTLSDPEAVKRVESLLPRGMIFWGPPGTGKTLFAKAMASALGAAVQVVSGPELKSRWVGESEENLRQIFVRARQAAPSIIVFDELDSFASARGTYTGSGVEHSMVNQLLTEMDGFRKEELVFVVGTTNFVESLDPALLRPGRFEFQLCIPYPNSADRRAILGIYDQKLALEMTERAMDYAVKRTGDRVEGTGTRFSGDHIQALCRALARRRLREGAQGPTEAVDVERALTEFLDRPELTPTEERVVATHEAGHAVCALFCEHAPAIDRISIRGDLAGSLGHVQYADPAHRYVVTRGQLLDSICMLFGGREAEALLLDDLSLGSAHDLERATEIARELVEDLGMGGDGVPVRRYDTPGRQADRHALSDATRATLEAAIQEVLSVQRARARDILLREKERLVALRDLLIERKVLDREAFTHLAPAPTLPRKESALG, from the coding sequence ATGAGTCAGCGCATCCCCGAGGAGTCGCTGCCCACCGAGCTGTCGCCCTTCGCCGCCGTCGAAGCCGCGTATCCCGCCGAGCTGAACCGCGTCTGCGAGGCCCTGCTGCGCGGCCTTCCCGTCATGGTGGAGGCGGACAAGGAGCTGACGCCCTACTTCTACAAGTGCCTGCGGGACCGGCTGAAGAAGGACGGCAAGCAGTTCCTCTACCTGGACGGACGCACCGCCCACGAGCCACCGCCCGGCATGCCCGCGCCGAGCATGATGGCCACGCTCATCGCGCAGCTCCGGGACGCGGTGCGCGGCGCCGTGCGAGAGCGCATCGTCGTGCTGCCCCACCTGGATTTGCTCACCACCAGCAGCGGAGGGCTCACCAGCGAGGCGCGTGAGGTCATCCCGCTGCTCTATGAAAACCCGGAGATGGTCTGGGTCGGATTCAAGGACCCATCCTTCGCCGTGCCGCGCGTCATCGAGAACCTGTTCCCCCACAAGGAGAGCATCCTCGGCGTGGGCCGGGACCGGCTGCGCTACCTCATCACCCAGCGCGAGTGCCGCAAGTTCGGCAAGGGGCTCCAGCCGTACGCGCTCTACAAGCACGTCTCCGGCGTCAACGCCGTGCGGCTGCGGCGGCTGCTGGGTGCCATCACCGGCGAGGACTACCCTTCCAATCCGAAGCACGCCTATGCGCAGCTCCGCTCGGCCACGCTGTCGGGCTCGCTCAGTGTTCCGGAGCTGGAGCTGCACGGCGACATTGGCGGCTACGCGAAGGTGAAGCAACGGCTCCAGCAGGAGATTCTCGACGTCCTCGCGCACAAGGACACGCTGAGCGACCCGGAGGCCGTGAAGCGCGTGGAGTCCCTGCTGCCACGCGGGATGATTTTCTGGGGCCCGCCCGGCACGGGGAAGACGCTCTTCGCCAAGGCCATGGCCTCCGCGCTCGGAGCCGCCGTGCAGGTGGTGAGCGGCCCCGAGCTGAAGAGCCGCTGGGTGGGCGAGAGCGAGGAGAACCTCCGCCAGATTTTCGTCCGCGCCCGGCAGGCGGCCCCCAGCATCATCGTGTTCGACGAGCTGGACTCCTTCGCCTCGGCGCGTGGCACGTACACCGGTTCGGGCGTGGAGCACTCGATGGTGAACCAGCTCCTCACGGAGATGGACGGCTTCCGCAAGGAAGAGCTCGTCTTCGTCGTGGGCACCACCAACTTCGTGGAGTCCCTGGACCCCGCGCTGCTGCGCCCCGGGCGCTTCGAGTTCCAGCTCTGCATCCCCTACCCCAACAGCGCGGACCGGCGCGCCATCCTGGGCATCTACGACCAGAAGCTGGCGCTGGAGATGACCGAGCGCGCCATGGACTACGCGGTGAAGCGCACGGGCGACCGGGTGGAGGGCACCGGGACGCGCTTCTCCGGCGACCACATCCAGGCCCTGTGCCGGGCGCTCGCGCGGCGGCGGTTGCGTGAGGGGGCCCAGGGTCCCACCGAGGCCGTGGACGTGGAGCGCGCGCTGACGGAGTTCCTGGACCGGCCCGAGCTAACGCCCACCGAGGAGCGCGTCGTCGCCACCCACGAGGCCGGACACGCGGTCTGCGCGCTCTTCTGCGAGCACGCGCCCGCCATCGACCGCATCAGCATCCGGGGCGACCTCGCGGGCTCGCTGGGCCATGTGCAGTACGCGGACCCCGCGCACCGATACGTCGTCACGCGGGGCCAACTGCTGGACAGCATCTGCATGCTGTTCGGTGGACGCGAAGCCGAGGCCCTGCTGCTGGACGACCTCTCCCTGGGCAGCGCGCACGACCTGGAGCGCGCCACGGAAATCGCGCGCGAGCTGGTAGAAGACCTGGGCATGGGCGGCGATGGTGTGCCCGTGCGCCGCTACGACACGCCAGGACGGCAGGCGGACCGGCACGCCCTGTCCGATGCGACGCGCGCCACGCTGGAGGCGGCCATCCAGGAAGTCTTGTCCGTCCAGCGCGCCCGTGCGCGCGATATCCTCCTCCGCGAGAAGGAGCGGCTCGTGGCCCTGAGGGATTTGCTCATCGAACGCAAGGTGCTGGACCGGGAAGCCTTCACGCACCTGGCCCCCGCGCCCACCCTGCCCCGGAAGGAGTCCGCCCTTGGCTAG
- a CDS encoding AAA family ATPase — protein sequence MSSLPAISELTFDALSSEAHGLRERLNRFRMALGRHFVGKQTLVDLMTVAAVAQEPLLLVGPPGTAKSDLVLKFRDALRIPNEDYFEYLLTRFTEPSEVLGPIDINLLRQGRYIRREGGKLPTARLVFLDEVFKASSAILNALLTVINERKFYQDGAPQPVKLKVLFAATNELPEHAELGALKDRFCLKAACRPVQDRYFLELLDSGLESQTHREMNQKPWAEGHATLDDILKAHRYLTLMMGKRETGPDGRELRDRDLFFRDDLLREFRRVVQTLTREDGVFISDRKLVKLYRLLRTRAWIFHGGAVERQDLQLLSYLGETREEIDLLEEKVPRLLGLS from the coding sequence ATGAGCAGTCTTCCCGCCATCTCCGAGCTGACCTTCGACGCGCTCTCCAGCGAGGCCCACGGCCTGCGCGAGCGCCTCAACCGCTTCCGCATGGCGCTGGGCCGCCACTTCGTGGGCAAGCAGACGCTGGTGGACCTGATGACGGTGGCCGCGGTGGCGCAAGAGCCGCTGCTGCTGGTGGGCCCTCCGGGCACGGCCAAATCAGACCTCGTCCTCAAGTTCCGGGACGCGCTGCGCATCCCCAACGAGGACTACTTCGAGTACCTCCTGACGCGCTTCACCGAACCGTCGGAGGTGCTGGGCCCCATCGACATCAACCTGCTGCGCCAGGGCCGCTACATCCGGCGCGAGGGAGGCAAGCTGCCCACCGCGCGGCTCGTGTTCCTCGATGAGGTCTTCAAGGCCAGCTCCGCCATCCTCAACGCGCTGCTCACCGTCATCAACGAGCGCAAGTTCTACCAGGACGGAGCGCCGCAGCCGGTGAAGCTGAAGGTGCTCTTCGCCGCCACCAACGAGCTGCCGGAACACGCCGAGCTGGGTGCGTTGAAGGACCGCTTCTGCCTCAAGGCCGCGTGCCGCCCGGTGCAGGACCGCTACTTCCTGGAGCTGCTGGACTCCGGCCTGGAGTCGCAGACGCACCGGGAGATGAACCAGAAGCCCTGGGCGGAAGGTCACGCCACGCTCGACGACATCCTCAAAGCCCACCGGTACCTGACGCTGATGATGGGCAAGCGTGAGACGGGTCCGGACGGCCGTGAGCTGCGCGACCGCGACCTCTTCTTCCGCGACGATTTGCTGCGCGAGTTCCGCCGCGTGGTGCAGACGCTGACGCGCGAGGACGGCGTGTTCATCAGCGACCGCAAGCTGGTGAAGCTCTACCGGCTGCTGCGCACGCGTGCGTGGATCTTCCACGGTGGCGCGGTGGAGCGGCAGGACCTCCAGCTCCTCTCCTACCTGGGCGAGACGCGGGAGGAGATTGACCTGCTGGAGGAGAAGGTGCCTCGGCTGCTGGGCCTCTCGTGA
- a CDS encoding WGR domain-containing protein, whose translation MPRYEFKEGSSSKFWEITLSDNTFTTRWGRIGTDGQEKTQTFGSAAEAQKEHDKLVREKEKKGYVIEGKGDDDEGGEDDGAEAASNPELEAAILKDPDNVDAYLVYADWLQSQGDPRGELIAIQHAASQASGAEATTLKKKATALIKKHQSLLFGELADAVKEGELTAEWHLGFIRSVRMGQKDYDSERDLGELTQELLALPSARFIRGITVGMASFDGENEYGDVISAIAKAGGSKTLQDLFIGDFEYPDDTEISWTHLTDISSALKVLPNLRTLRLRGGELALGDVDLPELREFTVETGGLPLNAVKSIASAKWPKLEKLEIWFGSDNYGAEGGVEDIQPILDGQGLPNLKHLGLRNSEFTDALAQALPSAVVLPRLEKLDISMGTLTNEGAKALADHAAAFAHLKQLDVSENILEDEGQSLISKAIPHANVGNQREYEEDYRYAAVGE comes from the coding sequence ATGCCGCGGTACGAGTTCAAGGAAGGCAGCTCCAGCAAGTTCTGGGAAATCACCCTCTCCGACAACACCTTCACCACGCGTTGGGGCCGCATCGGGACCGACGGCCAGGAGAAGACGCAGACCTTCGGCTCCGCCGCCGAGGCCCAGAAGGAGCACGACAAGCTCGTCCGCGAGAAGGAGAAGAAGGGCTACGTCATCGAAGGCAAGGGTGACGACGACGAGGGTGGCGAGGATGACGGCGCCGAGGCCGCCTCCAACCCGGAGCTCGAGGCCGCCATCCTCAAGGACCCGGACAACGTCGACGCGTACCTCGTCTACGCCGACTGGCTCCAGAGCCAGGGCGACCCGCGCGGCGAGCTCATCGCCATCCAGCACGCGGCCTCGCAGGCCAGCGGCGCCGAGGCCACCACCCTCAAGAAGAAGGCCACCGCCCTCATCAAGAAGCACCAGTCGCTGCTGTTTGGCGAGCTGGCGGACGCGGTGAAGGAGGGTGAACTCACGGCGGAGTGGCACCTGGGCTTCATCCGCTCCGTGCGCATGGGCCAGAAGGACTACGACTCCGAGCGGGACCTCGGTGAGCTCACCCAGGAGCTGCTCGCCCTCCCCTCCGCTCGTTTCATCCGTGGCATCACCGTTGGCATGGCGAGCTTCGATGGCGAGAACGAGTACGGCGACGTCATCAGCGCCATCGCGAAGGCCGGTGGTTCCAAGACGCTCCAGGACCTGTTCATCGGCGACTTCGAGTACCCGGACGACACGGAGATTTCGTGGACGCACCTGACGGACATCTCGTCGGCGCTGAAGGTGCTGCCCAACCTGCGCACGCTGCGGCTGCGCGGCGGTGAGCTGGCGCTGGGCGACGTCGACCTGCCCGAGCTGCGCGAGTTCACGGTGGAGACCGGCGGCCTGCCCCTGAACGCCGTCAAGTCCATTGCCAGCGCGAAGTGGCCGAAGCTGGAGAAGCTGGAGATCTGGTTCGGCAGCGACAACTACGGCGCGGAGGGCGGCGTGGAGGACATCCAGCCCATCCTCGACGGCCAGGGTCTTCCGAACCTCAAGCACCTGGGCCTGCGCAACTCCGAGTTCACGGACGCGCTCGCGCAGGCGCTGCCCTCCGCGGTGGTGCTCCCGCGCCTGGAGAAGCTGGACATCTCCATGGGCACGCTGACCAACGAGGGTGCCAAGGCGCTGGCGGACCACGCGGCGGCTTTCGCCCACCTCAAGCAGCTCGACGTCAGCGAGAACATCCTGGAGGACGAGGGCCAGTCGCTCATCTCCAAGGCGATTCCGCACGCGAACGTGGGCAACCAGCGCGAGTACGAGGAGGACTACCGCTACGCCGCGGTGGGCGAGTAG
- a CDS encoding WGR domain-containing protein, with amino-acid sequence MPRFEFKEGSSSKFWEVDLKDAVLTTRWGRIGTDGQEKTQKFKQPYEARQAYQKQVLEKTKKGYKRVKPKDTAPAPKSNPELEDAILRAPDDADGYLVYADWLQGQGDPRGELIALQHAMSRARGAEVTKLKRKVAALQKEHEGTLLGVGLSAMVGEKALQAGWRWGFIYSARVTSPDYDADADFDIVDTLSMLLQHPSGRLLRDLTLGIPDRDGDADYTRLTKVLTKWPPKALSRLFMGDFLFPDESELSWVRLGNLAPVIQALPHLTELRLRGGDVRLGALELPELQRFTLESAGLPKAAWQSITSAQWPKLEHLEVWFGSENHGGRFRGKDVQPILDATGLPKLKHLGLCNVAFSDSLAPLLAKSKVLKQLETLDLSKGTLMDADAEVLAANAAAFKHLKKLDVSRNQLTSTGIKLIAKLCREVVTARQREVYDDGEGGRYVAIGE; translated from the coding sequence ATGCCGCGCTTCGAGTTCAAGGAAGGCAGTTCGAGCAAGTTCTGGGAAGTCGACCTGAAGGACGCCGTCCTCACCACCCGGTGGGGGCGCATCGGCACCGACGGGCAGGAGAAGACCCAGAAGTTCAAGCAGCCCTACGAAGCGCGGCAGGCCTACCAGAAGCAGGTCCTGGAGAAGACGAAGAAGGGCTACAAGCGCGTGAAGCCGAAGGACACGGCTCCCGCGCCCAAGTCGAACCCGGAGCTGGAGGACGCCATCCTTCGGGCTCCGGACGACGCGGACGGATACCTCGTCTACGCCGACTGGCTCCAGGGCCAGGGCGACCCGCGCGGCGAGCTCATCGCCTTGCAACACGCGATGAGCCGGGCCCGGGGCGCGGAGGTCACCAAGCTCAAGCGGAAGGTGGCCGCCCTGCAGAAGGAGCACGAGGGGACCCTCCTCGGCGTCGGGCTCTCGGCCATGGTGGGCGAGAAGGCCCTGCAGGCGGGCTGGCGCTGGGGGTTCATCTACTCCGCGCGCGTCACGTCGCCGGACTACGACGCGGACGCCGATTTCGACATCGTCGACACCCTGAGCATGCTGCTCCAGCACCCGTCCGGGAGGCTCCTCCGGGATTTGACGCTCGGCATCCCAGACCGCGATGGAGACGCGGACTACACCCGCCTGACGAAGGTCCTCACCAAGTGGCCCCCGAAGGCGCTGTCGCGGCTGTTCATGGGCGACTTCCTCTTCCCGGACGAGTCGGAGCTGTCCTGGGTCCGCCTGGGGAACCTCGCGCCCGTAATCCAGGCGCTGCCCCACCTCACTGAATTGCGGCTGCGCGGTGGAGACGTGCGCCTGGGCGCCCTGGAGCTACCCGAACTCCAGCGCTTCACGCTGGAATCCGCGGGCCTCCCCAAGGCCGCGTGGCAGTCCATCACCAGCGCGCAGTGGCCCAAGCTGGAGCACCTGGAGGTCTGGTTCGGCAGCGAGAATCACGGCGGCCGCTTCCGCGGGAAAGACGTGCAACCCATCCTGGATGCCACGGGCCTGCCGAAACTGAAGCACCTGGGCCTGTGCAACGTGGCCTTCTCCGATTCCCTCGCCCCCCTGCTGGCGAAGTCGAAGGTGTTGAAGCAGCTCGAAACGCTCGACCTGTCGAAGGGCACGTTGATGGACGCCGACGCGGAAGTGCTGGCCGCGAACGCAGCGGCGTTCAAGCACCTCAAGAAGCTGGACGTGTCGCGGAACCAGCTCACGTCCACGGGCATCAAGCTGATTGCCAAACTGTGCCGCGAGGTCGTCACGGCGCGCCAGCGCGAGGTCTACGACGACGGCGAAGGCGGCCGTTACGTGGCGATCGGAGAATAG
- a CDS encoding STM4014 family protein: MRGAPPFILIGNAENRRVTLFQEALARQGLPPAHVVPWRELLESPGLLADLPDTEALVRIDATGENWDVEKALLRRGFVDALEHGCSVLTPEQVDALPQDHGRILSPRQHHLGFLRVLSELEALFAAHPRWRVLQQPSAIADLFDKRITSRRYAALGVPVPEPLDGVTDVASLRQRMHEEDWDEVFVKVSCGSSASCLGIFRRGRSRDTLTTTIEVAETGWYNSLKVRRIEEPERVDEVLTFLLNEGAQVERSIPKARLGGDYFDCRVLMVRGEPAFTVIRQSLRPITNLHLGGKRGDLDAFHEVVPRNELEAALESCRTVARAHDCLHVGIDLMYEEHFTGHRVLEANAFGDLLPNLRRDGLTVYEWEIREALRDLA, from the coding sequence ATGAGGGGCGCGCCGCCGTTCATCCTCATTGGCAACGCGGAGAACCGGCGCGTCACGCTGTTTCAGGAGGCCCTCGCCCGGCAGGGACTCCCCCCTGCCCACGTCGTGCCGTGGCGCGAGCTGCTGGAGTCGCCGGGACTCCTGGCGGACCTGCCGGACACGGAGGCGCTGGTCCGCATCGATGCCACCGGTGAGAACTGGGACGTCGAGAAGGCGCTGCTGAGGCGAGGCTTCGTGGATGCGCTGGAGCACGGGTGCTCGGTGCTGACACCGGAGCAGGTGGACGCGCTGCCCCAGGACCACGGCCGCATCCTGAGCCCCCGGCAGCACCACCTGGGCTTCCTGCGCGTCCTGTCGGAGCTGGAGGCCCTCTTCGCGGCGCATCCCCGCTGGCGCGTCCTGCAGCAGCCCTCCGCCATCGCGGACCTCTTCGACAAGCGCATCACCTCCCGGCGTTACGCGGCGCTGGGAGTCCCCGTCCCCGAGCCCCTGGACGGCGTCACGGACGTGGCGTCGCTCCGGCAGCGGATGCACGAGGAGGACTGGGACGAGGTCTTCGTGAAGGTGTCGTGTGGCTCCTCGGCGTCGTGCCTTGGCATCTTCCGTCGAGGCCGCAGCCGGGACACGCTCACCACCACCATCGAGGTCGCTGAGACGGGCTGGTACAACTCGCTCAAGGTGCGCCGGATCGAGGAGCCCGAGCGGGTGGACGAAGTCCTCACGTTCCTCCTGAACGAAGGCGCCCAGGTGGAGCGTTCCATTCCCAAGGCCCGGCTGGGCGGCGACTACTTCGACTGCCGCGTGTTGATGGTTCGGGGCGAGCCCGCCTTCACGGTGATTCGGCAGAGCCTGCGGCCCATCACCAATCTGCACCTGGGCGGCAAACGCGGGGACCTGGACGCCTTCCACGAAGTGGTGCCTCGGAACGAGCTCGAGGCCGCCCTGGAGAGTTGTCGCACGGTGGCCCGCGCTCACGACTGTCTGCACGTGGGCATCGACCTCATGTACGAGGAGCACTTCACCGGGCACCGCGTGCTGGAGGCCAACGCCTTCGGGGACCTGCTCCCCAACCTGCGCCGCGACGGCCTGACTGTGTACGAGTGGGAGATTCGCGAAGCCCTTCGGGACCTCGCGTAG
- a CDS encoding aldolase/citrate lyase family protein, with product MKDVSPVAQAPSAWRTLLFIPQFAFARAAELSADCFIIDLQDAVPLAAKASARDGLVKALQGQVFSGRPVVVRINEPMSPELHQADLEACIGLPGLTALMPTLTTGPEDLDTLHARVSALEAARGLPLGSTRFLPLMETPAAVLDAQRIAQAGGGRNLGLMLGHGDLFRFTGALPHAELTLSHPRSALVMAARAAGIEPFDTPYTKIGDRIGLEKHAHEGRIHGFTGQCCLHPSQLDVVNRLMTPTASELAWARRVTEAQAHGALATLTRKVPGIATTEDSERGPASAATEGMAIVDGQLIGPPHLKAAHRLLGLAPLRATAGSGDVVVGRHVSHALDRPTRADDRLPNPYEMTATAGMRDLWVQSFYSHDRIVTSAPFAARLGLTTPETMPLPFMMGLYLAVCMSATHGAIYHLGFRNARQLAPLRVGDTYRQDIQVRAVRNTGDGKRAVVTTHRQLVRVSDGVPVFTVDKRELYHRQPESFPVSSAARQQEQAEHEKAQIFRAELLRRASDLPPSADKSGAGQSFTEGELLLHSFARPMGITANLALSTQFMVTHPIHLDHHRYDLGHAHGIVVSGGLVVAMTLAAAARDLHEVVWQELLAADNLRPVAPTQTVGALSYVLSRAPVEGMDRLEELVVRTLGVLDLTPSAELADVPLPRALFTLESERPSAYDERCREHGLQALEGRIVCVATRRILRLRA from the coding sequence ATGAAAGACGTATCTCCTGTGGCCCAGGCTCCATCCGCCTGGCGCACGCTGCTGTTCATTCCTCAGTTCGCATTCGCTCGCGCGGCGGAGCTGTCAGCGGATTGTTTCATCATTGATCTCCAGGACGCCGTCCCCTTGGCGGCCAAGGCATCCGCGCGTGACGGATTGGTCAAGGCATTACAGGGCCAGGTCTTCTCGGGCCGACCCGTGGTCGTGCGTATCAACGAACCCATGTCTCCCGAGCTGCATCAGGCCGACCTGGAGGCATGTATCGGCCTGCCAGGATTGACGGCGTTGATGCCCACGCTGACCACGGGCCCCGAGGACCTGGACACGCTACACGCACGGGTGTCCGCGCTGGAGGCGGCGCGGGGCCTTCCGCTGGGAAGCACCCGCTTTCTGCCGCTCATGGAAACACCGGCGGCGGTGCTGGACGCGCAGCGCATCGCCCAGGCGGGCGGAGGACGGAATCTGGGGCTCATGCTGGGCCACGGAGATTTGTTCCGTTTCACGGGAGCCCTCCCGCACGCGGAGCTCACCCTCAGCCACCCACGAAGCGCCCTGGTCATGGCGGCCCGGGCCGCGGGCATCGAGCCGTTCGACACGCCGTATACGAAAATCGGGGACCGTATCGGCCTGGAGAAACACGCTCACGAAGGCCGCATCCATGGCTTCACGGGACAATGCTGCCTCCATCCGTCCCAGCTCGACGTCGTGAACCGGCTGATGACACCCACGGCCTCTGAGCTGGCTTGGGCACGCAGGGTGACCGAGGCGCAGGCGCACGGCGCGCTCGCGACGCTGACCCGCAAGGTCCCCGGAATCGCCACGACCGAGGACTCCGAACGCGGGCCCGCCTCCGCGGCGACAGAGGGCATGGCCATCGTGGACGGACAGCTCATCGGGCCACCGCACTTGAAGGCGGCGCACCGGTTGCTTGGGCTCGCGCCATTGCGTGCGACCGCTGGCTCGGGCGACGTCGTGGTGGGGCGACACGTCTCACATGCGCTCGACCGCCCCACCCGCGCGGACGACCGGCTCCCCAATCCCTACGAAATGACAGCAACCGCGGGGATGCGGGACCTCTGGGTCCAGAGCTTCTACTCACATGACCGCATCGTGACGAGCGCGCCCTTCGCGGCCCGGCTCGGCCTCACCACGCCCGAGACGATGCCCCTGCCCTTCATGATGGGCCTCTACCTCGCCGTGTGCATGTCGGCCACACACGGCGCCATCTACCACCTGGGCTTCCGCAACGCGCGACAGCTCGCGCCGCTGCGCGTGGGTGACACGTACCGGCAGGACATCCAGGTCCGCGCGGTCCGTAACACGGGAGATGGGAAACGCGCGGTGGTGACGACCCATCGGCAGCTCGTGCGCGTGAGCGATGGCGTCCCTGTCTTCACCGTCGACAAGCGGGAGCTCTACCACCGCCAACCGGAGTCCTTTCCCGTCTCGTCCGCAGCGCGGCAGCAAGAGCAGGCGGAGCACGAGAAGGCGCAGATCTTCCGGGCGGAACTCCTCCGCCGGGCGAGCGACCTGCCGCCATCAGCGGACAAATCAGGAGCGGGGCAGTCCTTCACCGAAGGCGAGCTCCTGCTCCACAGCTTCGCACGCCCCATGGGCATCACCGCCAACCTCGCGCTGTCGACCCAGTTCATGGTGACGCACCCCATCCACCTGGACCATCACCGATACGACCTGGGCCACGCTCACGGCATCGTGGTGAGTGGAGGGCTCGTGGTGGCGATGACGCTGGCCGCCGCAGCGCGCGACCTGCACGAAGTCGTCTGGCAGGAATTGCTCGCAGCGGACAACCTCCGCCCCGTGGCGCCGACACAAACGGTGGGCGCGCTCTCGTACGTCCTCTCACGTGCGCCCGTGGAAGGGATGGACCGGCTCGAGGAGCTCGTCGTGAGGACGCTCGGCGTACTGGACCTGACGCCCTCAGCGGAACTGGCCGACGTGCCGCTGCCGCGAGCCCTGTTCACGCTCGAAAGCGAACGCCCCTCCGCGTACGACGAGCGCTGCCGTGAACACGGTCTGCAGGCGCTCGAAGGCCGAATCGTCTGCGTGGCCACGCGGCGAATCTTGCGACTCCGAGCGTAA